A region of Drosophila mauritiana strain mau12 chromosome 3L, ASM438214v1, whole genome shotgun sequence DNA encodes the following proteins:
- the LOC117141228 gene encoding protein ABHD18 isoform X1 — protein sequence MPSKLDSIYRRMLITRFFEKGWGKPENLRKVFQFRKVISSRESCFKLVPRDYPVEITKKEIGAESTLIEGQFKTPMELHMPGVVPEESQQAHFQLLIPNKWKNEKHKPICIHLAGTGDHFFWRRRNFIAKPLLKDANIGSIILENPFYGLRKPNNQTRSNLHNVSDIFVMGGCLILECLVLFHWCERNGFGPLGVTGLSMGGHMASLAATNWPKPLVLVPCLSWSTASAVFTTGVMSQSINWDMLETQYFSDGQYRERLSKMVTVIDDAFSAGQSFIQNFNQSLQELKEDISDTRKIHATENSNTCGDKYEAQGICPQEDSSIFLSKSLKNTKLDSENLTIDAKDALSQKVAIETEEQSKDSGSTLTNLMKFILPLSAQSKTDKIDITKTNWWEREALQFMRGMMDECTHLKNFSVPFDTSLIIAVCAKDDAYVPREGCSSLEDIWPGAEVRYLDAGHVSAYVLHQKLFRSCIIEAFERAKKIYENDVGEGLKCDITYEQLIKRYDKNIQ from the exons ATGCCGAGTAAACTAGATAGCATATATCGCCGCATGCTGATAACGAGGTTCTTCGAAAAGGGATGGGGCAAGCCGGAAAACCTGCGCAA AGTATTTCAGTTCCGAAAGGTAATATCCAGTAGGGAGTCATGTTTCAAGCTCGTGCCGCGCGATTATCCGGTGGAGataacaaaaaaagaaatcgGTGCGGAAAGCACGCTGATAGAGGGCCAATTTAAGACGCCCATGGAGCTGCACATGCCCGGAGTTGTGCCCGAGGAGTCCCAGCAGGCGCACTTCCAACTCTTGATCCCTAATAAGtggaaaaacgaaaagcaCAAGCCCATATGCATTCATCTGGCCGGAACGGGTGATCAT TTCTTTTGGCGTCGACGAAATTTCATTGCGAAACCGCTGCTGAAAGACGCCAATATTGGATCCATAATACTGGAGAATCCTTTCTATGGCTTGAGAAAACCAAACAACCAAAC GCGTTCCAACCTGCACAACGTGTCTGATATCTTTGTGATGGGCGGCTGCCTCATCCTGGAATGCCTGGTTCTCTTTCATTGGTGCGAAAGGAATGGCTTTGGACCACTAGGCGTCACAGGATTGTCAATGGGCGGTCAT ATGGCATCACTGGCTGCTAcaaattggccaaaaccacTGGTACTTGTGCCATGTCTATCCTGGTCCACCGCCTCCGCTGTTTTTACAACT GGTGTCATGAGCCAGTCCATCAACTGGGATATGTTGGAAACGCAGTATTTCTCGGATGGACAGTACAGAGAACGGCTATCGAAAATGGTTACTGTGATCGACGATGCGTTTTCCGCGGGCCAAAGCTTCATACAGAACTTTAATCAATCCCTGCAAGAGCTGAAGGAGGATATCAGCGATACGAGAAAGATCCACGCAACCGAAAACAGTAACACCTGTGGGGATAAGTACGAGGCGCAGGGCATTTGCCCCCAAGAAGATAGTTCCATATTCCTATCCAAGTCCTTGAAGAACACCAAACTTGACTCCGAGAACCTGACCATTGATGCCAAGGACGCGCTCAGCCAAAAGGTGGCCATCGAAACGGAGGAACAATCGAAGGATTCGGGCTCAACGTTGACCAACCTCATGAAGTTCATTCTGCCCCTGTCTGCGCAGAGCAAAACCGACAAAATAGACATAACCAAGACGAACTGGTGGGAACGTGAGGCGTTGCAGTTCATGCGCGGCATGATGGACGAGTGCACCCACCTGAAGAACTTTTCGGTTCCCTTCGACACCTCCCTGATAATCGCGGTCTGTGCGAAAGATGATGCCTATGTGCCCCGGGAGGGGTGCTCCAGTCTGGAGGACATATGGCCAGGAGCAGAAGTTCGTTACTTGGATGCCGGTCATGTGAGCGCCTACGTTCTGCACCAGAAGCTGTTTAG ATCCTGCATTATTGAGGCTTTCGAGCGGGCCAAGAAAATCTATGAGAACGACGTGGGCGAGGGCCTGAAATGTGATATAACCTATGAGCAGTTGATAAAGAGATATGACAAAAATATTCAGTAA
- the LOC117141228 gene encoding protein ABHD18 isoform X2, whose product MELHMPGVVPEESQQAHFQLLIPNKWKNEKHKPICIHLAGTGDHFFWRRRNFIAKPLLKDANIGSIILENPFYGLRKPNNQTRSNLHNVSDIFVMGGCLILECLVLFHWCERNGFGPLGVTGLSMGGHMASLAATNWPKPLVLVPCLSWSTASAVFTTGVMSQSINWDMLETQYFSDGQYRERLSKMVTVIDDAFSAGQSFIQNFNQSLQELKEDISDTRKIHATENSNTCGDKYEAQGICPQEDSSIFLSKSLKNTKLDSENLTIDAKDALSQKVAIETEEQSKDSGSTLTNLMKFILPLSAQSKTDKIDITKTNWWEREALQFMRGMMDECTHLKNFSVPFDTSLIIAVCAKDDAYVPREGCSSLEDIWPGAEVRYLDAGHVSAYVLHQKLFRSCIIEAFERAKKIYENDVGEGLKCDITYEQLIKRYDKNIQ is encoded by the exons ATGGAGCTGCACATGCCCGGAGTTGTGCCCGAGGAGTCCCAGCAGGCGCACTTCCAACTCTTGATCCCTAATAAGtggaaaaacgaaaagcaCAAGCCCATATGCATTCATCTGGCCGGAACGGGTGATCAT TTCTTTTGGCGTCGACGAAATTTCATTGCGAAACCGCTGCTGAAAGACGCCAATATTGGATCCATAATACTGGAGAATCCTTTCTATGGCTTGAGAAAACCAAACAACCAAAC GCGTTCCAACCTGCACAACGTGTCTGATATCTTTGTGATGGGCGGCTGCCTCATCCTGGAATGCCTGGTTCTCTTTCATTGGTGCGAAAGGAATGGCTTTGGACCACTAGGCGTCACAGGATTGTCAATGGGCGGTCAT ATGGCATCACTGGCTGCTAcaaattggccaaaaccacTGGTACTTGTGCCATGTCTATCCTGGTCCACCGCCTCCGCTGTTTTTACAACT GGTGTCATGAGCCAGTCCATCAACTGGGATATGTTGGAAACGCAGTATTTCTCGGATGGACAGTACAGAGAACGGCTATCGAAAATGGTTACTGTGATCGACGATGCGTTTTCCGCGGGCCAAAGCTTCATACAGAACTTTAATCAATCCCTGCAAGAGCTGAAGGAGGATATCAGCGATACGAGAAAGATCCACGCAACCGAAAACAGTAACACCTGTGGGGATAAGTACGAGGCGCAGGGCATTTGCCCCCAAGAAGATAGTTCCATATTCCTATCCAAGTCCTTGAAGAACACCAAACTTGACTCCGAGAACCTGACCATTGATGCCAAGGACGCGCTCAGCCAAAAGGTGGCCATCGAAACGGAGGAACAATCGAAGGATTCGGGCTCAACGTTGACCAACCTCATGAAGTTCATTCTGCCCCTGTCTGCGCAGAGCAAAACCGACAAAATAGACATAACCAAGACGAACTGGTGGGAACGTGAGGCGTTGCAGTTCATGCGCGGCATGATGGACGAGTGCACCCACCTGAAGAACTTTTCGGTTCCCTTCGACACCTCCCTGATAATCGCGGTCTGTGCGAAAGATGATGCCTATGTGCCCCGGGAGGGGTGCTCCAGTCTGGAGGACATATGGCCAGGAGCAGAAGTTCGTTACTTGGATGCCGGTCATGTGAGCGCCTACGTTCTGCACCAGAAGCTGTTTAG ATCCTGCATTATTGAGGCTTTCGAGCGGGCCAAGAAAATCTATGAGAACGACGTGGGCGAGGGCCTGAAATGTGATATAACCTATGAGCAGTTGATAAAGAGATATGACAAAAATATTCAGTAA
- the LOC117139387 gene encoding uncharacterized protein LOC117139387, whose translation MDPVVLVLSYGAVPALEIVENILSEVNQSKESTSTECSLNCYKCIVKTKYYNTSINLIPFSGKLEAVPEKILQATEALIIYFDSKDTSFIDTIPKTLAKNEQIQLGFLLTSSTSEEGGLSFGEIKEKTNFFFDIITLRSNVESDPDEDEKDYEEVVEGLKNVVWSNVKFGSDHKEEISADELDSQLKDFENLLLTAQNLRNDTSLTREQFLDRAEQFAGIVSSILNDNDSD comes from the exons ATGGATCCAGTAGTACTTGTTTTATCTTATGGAGCAGTTCCTGCACTGGAAATCGTGGAAA ATATTTTATCCGAAGTGAATCAATCGAAGGAGTCAACATCAACGGAGTGCTCACTTAATTGCTATAAGTGCATCGTTAAAACCAAGTACTATAACACTTCAATCAACCTAATTCCATTTTCTGGAAAATTGGAAGCTGTGCCGGAGAAAATTCTTCAAGCAACCGAGGCGTTGATCATTTACTTTGATTCAAAAGAT ACCTCCTTTATCGACACTATCCCCAAGACGTTAGCGAAGAATGAACAGATTCAGCTGGGCTTTCTGCTAACCTCTTCCACTTCAGAGGAAGGTGGATTGTCCTTTGGAGAAATCAAGGAGAAAACGAATTTCTTTTTTGACATCATAACATTGAGAAGCAATGTTGAGAGTGACCCAGATGAAGATGAAAAAGACTACGAGGAAGTTGTGGAGGGTTTGAAAAACGTAGTTTGGTCCAATGTCAAGTTTGGTTCGG ATCACAAGGAAGAAATCAGTGCCGACGAGCTGGATAGTCAGCTGAAGGACTTTGAAAACTTACTCCTCACGGCTCAAAATCTACGTAACGATACGAGCCTCACTCGGGAACAATTTCTGGATCGAGCTGAGCAGTTTGCCGGCATAGTTTCCTCGATTTTAAATGACAATGATAGCGACTAA
- the LOC117139385 gene encoding kinesin light chain isoform X2 has translation MTQMSQDEIITNTKTVLQGLEALRVEHVSIMNGIAEVQKDNEKSDMLRKNIENIELGLSEAQVMMALTSHLQNIEAEKHKLKTQVRRLHQENAWLRDELANTQQKFQASEQLVAQLEEEKKHLEFMASVKKYDENQEQDDACDKSRTDPVVELFPDEENEDRHNMSPTPPSQFANQTSGYEIPARLRTLHNLVIQYASQGRYEVAVPLCKQALEDLERTSGHDHPDVATMLNILALVYRDQNKYKEAANLLNDALSIRGKTLGENHPAVAATLNNLAVLYGKRGKYKDAEPLCKRALEIREKVLGKDHPDVAKQLNNLALLCQNQGKYDEVEKYYQRALDIYESKLGPDDPNVAKTKNNLAGCYLKQGRYTEAEILYKQVLTRAHEREFGAIDSKNKPIWQVAEEREEHKFDNRENTPYGEYGGWHKAAKVDSPTVTTTLKNLGALYRRQGMFEAAETLEDCAMRSKKEAYDLAKQTKLSQLLTSNEKRRSKAIKEDLDFSEEKNAKP, from the exons ATGACGCAAATGTCGCAGGACGAAATCATAACCAATACGAAAACAGTCCTTCAAGGCCTCGAAGCCTTGCGAGTGGAGCATGTTTCGATTATGAACGGAATCGCCGAGGTGCAGAAGGACAATGAAAAGTCGGACATGCTGCGAAAGAACATCGAGAACATCGAACTGGGCCTCAGCGAGGCCCAGGTGATGATGGCCCTGACATCCCATCTGCAGAACATCGAGGCCGAGAAGCACAAGCTTAAGACACAGGTGCGCCGCCTCCACCAGGAGAACGCCTGGCTCCGCGACGAGCTGGCCAACACTCAGCAAAAGTTCCAGGCATCCGAGCAGCTGGTGGCCCAACTGGAGGAGGAAAAGAAGCACCTGGAATTTATGGCGTCCGTGAAGAAGTACGACGAGAATCAGGAGCAGGATGACGCTTGCGACAAGTCCCGCACCGATCCCGTGGTCGAGCTATTCCCGGACGAGGAAAACGAGGACAGACACAACATGTCGCCCACTCCGCCCAGCCAGTTCGCCAACCAGACTTCCGGCTACGAGATTCCAGCGCGTCTCCGCACTCTGCACAACCTGGTCATTCAGTATGCATCCCAGGGAAG ATACGAGGTAGCCGTTCCCCTCTGCAAACAAGCATTGGAAGATCTCGAAAGGACAAGTGGTCACGACCATCCCGATGTAGCAACCATGCTGAACATTTTGGCTCTCGTGTACCGCGATCAG AACAAGTATAAGGAGGCCGCCAATTTACTCAACGACGCTCTGTCGATTCGGGGAAAGACATTGGGCGAGAACCATCCAGCCGTGGCGGCCACGTTGAACAACTTGGCCGTCCTCTATGGCAAACGTGGCAAGTACAAAGATGCCGAGCCACTGTGCAAGCGTGCCTTAGAGATCCGAGAGAAGGTCCTGGGAAAGGATCATCCCGATGTTGCCAAGCAACTCAACAATCTCGCCTTGCTCTGCCAGAATCAGGGCAAGTACGACGAGGTTGAGAAGTACTACCAGCGAGCTCTCGACATCTACGAATCAAAGTTGGGTCCCGATGATCCCAACGTGGCCAAGACAAAGAATAACCTGGCCGGCTGCTATCTGAAGCAAGGTAGATACACGGAAGCTGAAATCCTCTATAAGCAGGTCTTGACGCGAGCCCACGAACGTGAGTTTGGAGCCATCGACAGCAAAAACAAGCCCATTTGGCAG GTGGCTGAGGAGCGTGAGGAGCACAAATTCGATAACAGGGAGAACACTCCATATGGCGAGTACGGCGGTTGGCATAAGGCCGCTAAAGTGGATTCGCCCACGGTCACAACCACTCTAAAAAATCTGGGAGCACTTTACCGACGTCAAGGCATGTTTGAAGCGGCCGAAACCCTGGAAGACTGTGCAATGCGGAGTAAAAAGGAAGCCTACGATCTAGCTAAACAAACGAAGCTCTCACAATTGCTAACGTCAAACGAAAAGCGACGATCGAAGGCAATTAAAGAGGATTTGGATTTCTCTGAGGAG AAGAATGCGAaaccataa
- the LOC117139385 gene encoding kinesin light chain isoform X1 — translation MTQMSQDEIITNTKTVLQGLEALRVEHVSIMNGIAEVQKDNEKSDMLRKNIENIELGLSEAQVMMALTSHLQNIEAEKHKLKTQVRRLHQENAWLRDELANTQQKFQASEQLVAQLEEEKKHLEFMASVKKYDENQEQDDACDKSRTDPVVELFPDEENEDRHNMSPTPPSQFANQTSGYEIPARLRTLHNLVIQYASQGRYEVAVPLCKQALEDLERTSGHDHPDVATMLNILALVYRDQNKYKEAANLLNDALSIRGKTLGENHPAVAATLNNLAVLYGKRGKYKDAEPLCKRALEIREKVLGKDHPDVAKQLNNLALLCQNQGKYDEVEKYYQRALDIYESKLGPDDPNVAKTKNNLAGCYLKQGRYTEAEILYKQVLTRAHEREFGAIDSKNKPIWQVAEEREEHKFDNRENTPYGEYGGWHKAAKVDSPTVTTTLKNLGALYRRQGMFEAAETLEDCAMRSKKEAYDLAKQTKLSQLLTSNEKRRSKAIKEDLDFSEENAKP, via the exons ATGACGCAAATGTCGCAGGACGAAATCATAACCAATACGAAAACAGTCCTTCAAGGCCTCGAAGCCTTGCGAGTGGAGCATGTTTCGATTATGAACGGAATCGCCGAGGTGCAGAAGGACAATGAAAAGTCGGACATGCTGCGAAAGAACATCGAGAACATCGAACTGGGCCTCAGCGAGGCCCAGGTGATGATGGCCCTGACATCCCATCTGCAGAACATCGAGGCCGAGAAGCACAAGCTTAAGACACAGGTGCGCCGCCTCCACCAGGAGAACGCCTGGCTCCGCGACGAGCTGGCCAACACTCAGCAAAAGTTCCAGGCATCCGAGCAGCTGGTGGCCCAACTGGAGGAGGAAAAGAAGCACCTGGAATTTATGGCGTCCGTGAAGAAGTACGACGAGAATCAGGAGCAGGATGACGCTTGCGACAAGTCCCGCACCGATCCCGTGGTCGAGCTATTCCCGGACGAGGAAAACGAGGACAGACACAACATGTCGCCCACTCCGCCCAGCCAGTTCGCCAACCAGACTTCCGGCTACGAGATTCCAGCGCGTCTCCGCACTCTGCACAACCTGGTCATTCAGTATGCATCCCAGGGAAG ATACGAGGTAGCCGTTCCCCTCTGCAAACAAGCATTGGAAGATCTCGAAAGGACAAGTGGTCACGACCATCCCGATGTAGCAACCATGCTGAACATTTTGGCTCTCGTGTACCGCGATCAG AACAAGTATAAGGAGGCCGCCAATTTACTCAACGACGCTCTGTCGATTCGGGGAAAGACATTGGGCGAGAACCATCCAGCCGTGGCGGCCACGTTGAACAACTTGGCCGTCCTCTATGGCAAACGTGGCAAGTACAAAGATGCCGAGCCACTGTGCAAGCGTGCCTTAGAGATCCGAGAGAAGGTCCTGGGAAAGGATCATCCCGATGTTGCCAAGCAACTCAACAATCTCGCCTTGCTCTGCCAGAATCAGGGCAAGTACGACGAGGTTGAGAAGTACTACCAGCGAGCTCTCGACATCTACGAATCAAAGTTGGGTCCCGATGATCCCAACGTGGCCAAGACAAAGAATAACCTGGCCGGCTGCTATCTGAAGCAAGGTAGATACACGGAAGCTGAAATCCTCTATAAGCAGGTCTTGACGCGAGCCCACGAACGTGAGTTTGGAGCCATCGACAGCAAAAACAAGCCCATTTGGCAG GTGGCTGAGGAGCGTGAGGAGCACAAATTCGATAACAGGGAGAACACTCCATATGGCGAGTACGGCGGTTGGCATAAGGCCGCTAAAGTGGATTCGCCCACGGTCACAACCACTCTAAAAAATCTGGGAGCACTTTACCGACGTCAAGGCATGTTTGAAGCGGCCGAAACCCTGGAAGACTGTGCAATGCGGAGTAAAAAGGAAGCCTACGATCTAGCTAAACAAACGAAGCTCTCACAATTGCTAACGTCAAACGAAAAGCGACGATCGAAGGCAATTAAAGAGGATTTGGATTTCTCTGAGGAG AATGCGAaaccataa
- the LOC117139384 gene encoding ankyrin repeat domain-containing protein 11, whose protein sequence is MPPPRPKGIGFNTGATQPRSNSNTPMSERQQMALLIQMTANSSTDSSRTNLKKNECKKGDTETDEGSLNEKQEVLDTKDKSSAEESSNDGKSSDTNHQGTSAAKRCYSDIEEDYEESGEDVKKKKRKDSEHGKDVKGASLKLTSRVEKSSKLAATKGSPSGNKSSASNAEKEQAETSKNVDIENETECSDDYKSNDSLYNGGLKVPPLKIVIPQQNCSIDTEGNVLRTGKVTASRNAALPYVVSSNSDSIDTVITNQSISPHESPQKSNSICSTALDDKNIKLFNDEKNLRVLRSSHRTGVTSVERSSNNSSPQMQSSSPSPASSNHANDPADVKLSYSNMTSSPIPQGHQFDQEAITNVPSPSTSSTSSSKDINPSNVELHPRKRKIRPKNTDDSSKNSNAADSGVNSEESHPHDHPFTNGFQMFLSIRRQIEKKWKSLYPVKPRPPQGYNEYLLTKKSYLLRRNAPISVPDIPRTVPQAMERIYQDQEKARRDLIEAHTVEREKLCMNVEQEIIRVHSKAARSISGQPAPYSVCTYLKDDEVYNMITPEQDEKEKSARCRFNGRLLLSWLQDVDDKWEKIKESMVLRHHNEAESLHAVQVMDWNIFAKRNRLCDNPIEVNLEHVPIVSVGDDFDTLPT, encoded by the exons ATGCCACCCCCAAGACCGAAGGGGATAGGATTTAATACAGGAGCTACCCAACCCAGATCGAACTCAAACACGCCAATGTCGGAGAGGCAGCAAATGGCTCTGCTCATCCAAATGACAGCCAACTCGTCGACAG ATTCATCCCGCACCAACTTAAAGAAGAATGAATGCAAGAAAGGAGACACAGAGACTGACGAGGGCAGCCTGAATGAGAAGCAAGAGGTCCTGGATACGAAAGACAAATCTTCAGCGGAGGAGAGCAGTAACGATGGTAAATCCAGCGATACGAATCATCAGGGAACTTCGGCTGCCAAGCGTTGCTACTCAGACATAGAGGAGGACTACGAGGAATCTGGCGAGGACgtgaagaaaaagaagcgtAAGGATTCGGAGCATGGAAAGGACGTAAAGGGTGCCTCCCTGAAACTGACATCGCGCGTCGAGAAAAGCTCCAAGCTAGCTGCAACGAAGGGATCTCCGTCAGGAAACAAAAGCAGCGCTTCCAATGCCGAAAAGGAGCAGGCGGAGACTAGTAAGAATGTAGATATTGAGAACGAAACGGAGTGCAGCGATGATTACAAGAGTAACGACAGCCTTTACAACGGAGGACTCAAAGTGCCGCCATTGAAAATTGTGATTCCGCAACAGAACTGCTCAATCGACACTGAGGGCAATGTGCTTCGAACTGGCAAGGTGACTGCCTCCCGCAATGCCGCCCTGCCGTATGTGGTCAGCTCCAATAGCGATTCCATTGACACCGTCATAACCAATCAATCTATTAGCCCGCACGAAAGTCCACAGAAGAGCAACAGCATTTGCTCAACAGCCCTGGATGACAAGAATATAAAGCTCTTCAATGACGAAAAGAACCTAAGGGTCCTGCGAAGCTCTCATCGCACTGGAGTGACCAGTGTGGAGCGCAGTTCCAATAACTCCTCCCCGCAAATGCAGAGCAGCTCTCCATCGCCAGCGTCATCCAATCATGCCAACGATCCTGCAGATGTAAAGCTCTCCTATAGCAACATGACGTCTAGTCCGATCCCGCAAGGCCACCAGTTTGACCAGGAGGCAATCACCAATGTTCCGAGCCCGTCGACTTCGTCGACCTCCTCGTCCAAGGACATAAATCCTTCGAACGTGGAACTCCATCCACGGAAGCGAAAGATTCGACCGAAAAACACCGACGACAGTTCGAAGAACTCAAATGCAGCGGATTCCGGTGTCAACTCCGAAGAATCTCACCCCCATGACCATCCCTTCACCAATGGCTTCCAGATGTTCTTGAGCATCCGTCGTCAGATCGAAAAGAAGTGGAAGAGCTTGTATCCGGTGAAGCCAAGACCTCCGCAGGGATACAACGAGTATCTGCTGACAAAGAAATCCTACTTATTAAGACGCAATGCGCCGATCTCAGTTCCGGATATTCCACGCACTGTTCCGCAGGCCATGGAGAGGATCTATCAGGATCAGGAGAAGGCCAGACGAGACCTGATCGAAGCACACACCGTGGAGCGGGAGAAACTATGCATGAACGTTGAGCAGGAGATAATACGCGTTCACTCGAAGGCGGCCAGGAGCATATCTGGACAGCCGGCGCCCTATTCCGTTTGCACGTACTTGAAGGACGACGAGGTATACAACATGATCACGCCGGAGCAGGATGAAAAGGAAAAGAGTGCTCGCTGCCGCTTCAATGGACGATTGCTCCTCAGCTGGCTGCAAGATGTCGATGATAAGTGGGAGAAAATCAAG GAGTCCATGGTGTTGCGGCATCATAACGAGGCGGAAAGTCTGCACGCCGTGCAGGTGATGGATTGGAATATATTTGCAAAGCGAAATAGGCTATGTGACAACCCGATTGAAGTTAATTTGGAGCACGTTCCGATCGTTTCAGTTGGTGACGACTTTGACACATTGCCAACATAA
- the LOC117139386 gene encoding hsp70 nucleotide exchange factor fes1, which produces MTDPNVPRGALSLQNVLKYTVQHHDPNPEAAPKLETPDPERAQFLANALNAMTVDAAAALKAALVILNSEEAGTDDQIESLDVIRSHIDDIDNAITLVKLGGTATLLRYITHSNNEVRESALNTVAEVAQNNVFCQNALINDKFLPALAKNLSHSNPNTVRCSLYAISSLIRNFQPGYDEFKRIKGIRSLIPCLKSTNTNVYVKTAFLIASLTSIDKSVRDDFVKEEVFPVLAENLKPVDDFDIKQETTLFALSSLSRESELKLSTEKREEILSKLQQIISKNKQSETCEDMVNYARNIFDNLSAH; this is translated from the exons ATGACCGATCCAAACGTGCCAAGAGGAGCCTTAAGCTTGCAG AATGTTCTGAAGTATACGGTGCAACATCACGATCCAAATCCAGAAGCAGCCCCAAAGTTGGAAACTCCCGATCCTGAG AGAGCTCAGTTTTTGGCAAATGCCCTCAATGCCATGACAGTGGATGCTGCGGCGGCACTGAAAGCAGCTTTGGTGATCTTGAACAGCGAAGAAGCCGGCACAGACGACCAAATCGAGAGTCTGGATGTCATAAGGAGCCACATCGATGACATCGACAATGCCATAACGCTGGTGAAGCTCGGAGGAACAGCAACTCTGCTCCGCTACATAACACATTCGAATAACGAAGTGCGAGAATCGGCACTCAATACTGTCGCTGAAGTGGCGCAGAATAATGTATTTTGTCAGAACGCCCTCATAAACGATAAGTTTCTGCCTGCGCTTGCAAAGAACTTGAGCCATTCGAATCCGAATACCGTGCGGTGCTCCTTGTATGCGATATCATCGCTGATAAGGAACTTTCAGCCTGGATACGACGAGTTTAAGCGCATAAAGGGTATCAGGTCCTTGATACCCTGTCTGAAATCCACAAATACAAATGTCTACGTGAAGACTGCTTTTCTAATTGCATCGTTAACTTCAATCGACAAGTCTGTCAGAG ATGATTTTGTAAAGGAAGAAGTGTTTCCCGTGCTAGCGGAAAACCTTAAGCCCGTTGATGACTTTGATATCAAACAAGAAACTACGCTTTTTGCACTTTCGTCTCTTTCACGGGAATCAGAGTTAAAACTCTCTACGGAAAAACGAGAGGAAATCCTATCGAAGCTTCAACAAATTATTTCCAAAAACAAACAGTCGGAAACGTGTGAa GACATGGTTAATTATGcaagaaatatttttgacaACTTAAGTGCACATTAA